The following nucleotide sequence is from Thermomicrobium sp. 4228-Ro.
CAATCCCAATGAGCGCGGCTCCGCCCTCCCAGCGACACACCCTTCCCCGCACCGGCTCGAGGCGAGAGAGTCCGCTGCAGCTTGCACGACCGTCCGTCTACCGCAGGTGGTGGTCGACCGCCGAGGCTCCGTCAGCACCCCACAGCGATCGCGCGATCCGTCGAGCGAACAGCCCGTCACCGGTCAGGGACTCGCCGTTCCGTTCGAGACCGCGACCGGGACTCTTGAGGTCGTCGTATCGCTCTGCTATCATACTGTCCGACAGCTCTGCCGTCTCACGTGCGCCGAAGGGGGCGACGGGTGGTGACCCGGGAGGTTTGGAAACTCCCGACTCAGGTAGCGATCCAGCTCGGTCGCCAGATCCTGACGGTCGCGCACGATCCTGGTGCGACGCTCCCGTCGGAACAGGAGATCTGCGCACAGTACGACGTATCCCGCACGGTCGCACGCGAGGCGATGCAACTTCTCGGGAGCCTCGACATCGTGCGGATCTCCTCCGGACGCCGGATGACACTACGCCCACCCGAGGACTGGAACTACCTCCACCCGCTGATGCTCGAGATCCTCGACCCAGTGGAGGTTCGGCGTCTTCTAGCCGACCTCCACGAGGTGCGCCTCATGATCGAGCCAGTCGTCGCGGCACGCGCCGCTCAGCGCATCGGGATGGACCAGCTGCATCGACTGGAGGCGATACTCGGTCGCATGCGGGCACTGGAGAGCGATCCCGATCGGTACCTCGAGTACGACCTCCAGTTTCACGCCGAGATCTGCAACGTCCTCGACAATCGCGTCTTGCATCGGATCCTGTACTCCTGCCGCTGGCTCCTCATGGCCAGCCGACGAGTGACCAACCGGCTCTGGGCCTCCCTCGCTGCCGTGACCGAAGAGCACGAGCGCATCTTCCGAGCGTTGGCCCAGCAGGACCCCCAGGCG
It contains:
- a CDS encoding FadR/GntR family transcriptional regulator gives rise to the protein MTREVWKLPTQVAIQLGRQILTVAHDPGATLPSEQEICAQYDVSRTVAREAMQLLGSLDIVRISSGRRMTLRPPEDWNYLHPLMLEILDPVEVRRLLADLHEVRLMIEPVVAARAAQRIGMDQLHRLEAILGRMRALESDPDRYLEYDLQFHAEICNVLDNRVLHRILYSCRWLLMASRRVTNRLWASLAAVTEEHERIFRALAQQDPQAAEAAMRSHLEGNARAWSLPPDLMVEALEHPAGPRGKPALPAAEASPRPRESRVRAPRDVGSVASAHVRKERRTR